In the genome of Pseudomonas sp. LBUM920, one region contains:
- a CDS encoding choline ABC transporter substrate-binding protein — translation MKRLFNRYLLTLTGAALLSAHAMAAEPASCKTVRMGVVSWTDVVATSGMADVLLNGLGYDSKQTSAVQQIIFAGIRDKRLDIFLGYWKPAMDNNIAPFLAAKQVKVFDTPSLSDAQATLAVPQYVADAGLKTFADIARFKDKLGAKIYGIEPGSGANTDIQKMIDTNHFGLGGFKLVASGEAGMLAAVQRAVNRKEFVVFVGWTPHPMNINMKMAYLTGSEDVFGADEGRATVSTVTAPDFAQRCPNANRLLENLTFTAAQESQLMVPIMERQSPQDVAKQWLRDHPEDLQRWLAGVAAFDGGDGVAAVKASLKP, via the coding sequence ATGAAAAGACTGTTCAACCGTTACCTGTTGACCCTCACCGGCGCCGCACTGCTCAGTGCGCACGCCATGGCTGCGGAACCGGCCTCCTGCAAAACCGTGCGCATGGGCGTGGTCAGTTGGACTGACGTGGTCGCCACCTCCGGCATGGCCGACGTGTTGCTCAATGGCCTGGGCTACGACAGCAAACAGACCAGCGCTGTGCAACAGATCATTTTTGCCGGCATCCGCGACAAGCGCCTGGATATTTTCCTCGGCTACTGGAAACCGGCGATGGACAACAACATCGCGCCATTCCTGGCCGCCAAGCAGGTCAAGGTCTTCGATACGCCCAGCTTGTCTGACGCCCAGGCCACTCTGGCGGTGCCGCAATACGTGGCCGATGCCGGGCTGAAAACCTTCGCCGACATTGCGCGCTTCAAGGACAAGCTGGGCGCCAAGATCTACGGCATCGAGCCCGGCAGCGGCGCGAATACCGATATCCAGAAAATGATCGACACCAACCACTTCGGCCTGGGCGGCTTCAAGCTGGTTGCCTCCGGTGAAGCGGGCATGCTCGCGGCCGTGCAGCGTGCGGTAAACCGCAAAGAGTTTGTCGTGTTTGTCGGTTGGACCCCGCACCCGATGAACATCAACATGAAAATGGCTTACCTCACCGGCAGCGAGGATGTATTTGGGGCTGACGAAGGCCGGGCCACGGTGTCCACCGTGACCGCGCCGGATTTCGCCCAGCGTTGCCCGAACGCCAACCGCCTGTTGGAAAATCTGACCTTCACCGCCGCGCAGGAAAGTCAGTTGATGGTGCCGATCATGGAGCGCCAATCGCCGCAGGACGTGGCCAAGCAATGGTTGCGCGACCACCCGGAGGATTTGCAGCGCTGGCTGGCTGGGGTAGCAGCGTTTGATGGCGGCGATGGCGTCGCGGCCGTCAAGGCCAGCCTCAAACCCTAA